The Gallus gallus isolate bGalGal1 chromosome 23, bGalGal1.mat.broiler.GRCg7b, whole genome shotgun sequence genome includes a region encoding these proteins:
- the AZIN2 gene encoding antizyme inhibitor 2 (The RefSeq protein has 1 substitution compared to this genomic sequence) → MNGYLNESNFMMVEEGFTSRDLLESTLVELCRTGDQQAFFVADLGDIVKKHLHFLKALPRVKPYFPVKCNSSGGVIRLLAELGAGFACANKTEIAEVQSIGVPADKIFYSSPCKQIAHIKYAASHGVQLMTFDNEVELSKVARSHPQARMLLGIAADSSPSAHPSMTFGATLKSCRCLLESAKEQDVEVVGISFHLGRHSLEPQVFAQAVAEAQLAFDMGAELGYRMHLLDIGGGFPGTEDTRAQFEEIAAVINSALDMYFPEGCGVEIIATPGRYYVTSAFTFAASITSKEDVPVEQPGSDGEESGSKRSFVYHLSNGIYGTFSCVLFDGPCPKPLLHKKPCSEQLLCSSSLRGPLGHAEDQITDDVELPELQDGDWLIFQDMGAYSIATSSLCGGCPQPHVTYAMSRLAWKALQLLQGKPPPAEDDHESACTPLSCGWEMVESLCVPPVFTPAGII, encoded by the exons ATGAACGGGTACCTGAATGAATCCAATTTCATGATGGTGGAGGAGGGCTTCACCAGCAGGGACCTCCTGGAGAGCACCCTGGTGGAGCTGTGCCGGACG GGTGACCAGCAAGCCTTCTTTGTGGCAGACCTTGGGGACATTGTGAAGAAACACCTGCACTTCCTGAAGGCCTTGCCTCGTGTGAAACCGTACTTCCCTGTGAAGTGCAACAGCAGTGGAGGGGTGATacggctgctggctgagctgggggcaggCTTTGCCTGTGCCAACAAG ACAGAGATTGCAGAGGTTCAGAGCATTGGGGTCCCAGCTGACAAGATTTTCTACAGCAGCCCTTGCAAGCAGATTGCCCACATCAAATATGCAGCCAGCCATGGTGTGCAGCTGATGACCTTCGACAACGAGGTGGAGCTGAGCAAGGTGGCCCGGAGCCACCCACAAGCCAG GATGCTTTTGGGTATTGCTGCTGactccagcccctctgcccaTCCAAGCATGACGTTTGGGGCCACGCTCAAGTCCTGCCGATGCCTGCTAGAGTCAGCAAAGGAGCAAGATGTGGAGGTAGTTGGCATCAG CTTTCACCTTGGGAGACACAGCCTGGAGCCCCAAGTTTTTGCCCAGGCTGTGGCAGAGGCGCAGCTGGCATTTGACATGGGCGCAGAGCTGGGCTACCGAATGCACCTCCTGGACATCGGAGGGGGATTTCCTGGCACCGAGGACACCAGAGCCCAGTTTGAGGAG ATTGCTGCTGTGATAAACTCTGCACTAGACATGTATTTCCCAGAAGGGTGTGGGGTGGAGATCATTGCAACACCGGGACGATACTATGTCACCTCAGCCTTCACCTTTGCAGCCAGTATCACCAGCAAGGAAGACATTCCCGTGGAGCAGCCAGGCTCTGATG gGGAAGAGTCTGGCAGCAAGAGGAGCTTTGTCTATCACCTCAGCAATGGCATCTATGGCACCTTCAGCTGTGTCCTGTTTGACGGTCCCTGCCCTAAGCCTCTGCTGCATAAG AagccctgctcagagcagctcttgtgcagcagcagcctcagggGTCCCCTGGGGCACGCAGAGGACCAGATCACCGATGACGTGgagctgcctgagctgcaggatggggaCTGGCTGATTTTCCAGGACATGGGTGCCTACAGCATTGCGACTTCGTCCCTGTGCGGTGGGTGTCCACAGCCACACGTCACCTATGCCATGTCCCGCCTGGCCTG GAAAgccctccagctcctccaggggAAGCCGCCGCCAGCAGAAGATGACCACGAGAGCGCCTGCACTCCGCTGTCGTGCGGctgggagatggtggagtccCTCTGCGTCCCCCCAGTCTTCACCCCAGCCGGCATCATCTGA
- the AZIN2 gene encoding antizyme inhibitor 2 isoform X2, with protein MNGYLNESNFMMVEEGFTSRDLLESTLVELCRTGDQQAFFVADLGDIVKKHLHFLKALPRVKPYFPVKCNSSGGVIRLLAELGAGFACANKTEIAEVQSIGVPADKIFYSSPCKQIAHIKYAASHGVQLMTFDNEVELSKVARSHPQARMLLGIAADSSPSAHPSMTFGATLKSCRCLLESAKEQDVEVVGISFHLGRHSLEPQVFAQAVAEAQLAFDMGAELGYRMHLLDIGGGFPGTEDTRAQFEEIAAVINSALDMYFPEGCGVEIIATPGRYYVTSAFTFAASITSKEDIPVEQPGSDGEESGSKRSFVYHLSNGIYGTFSCVLFDGPCPKPLLHKKPCSEQLLCSSSLRGPLGHAEDQITDDVELPELQDGDWLIFQDMGAYSIATSSLCGGCPQPHVTYAMSRLAWKALQLLQGKPPPAEDDHESACTPLSCGWEMVESLCVPPVFTPAGII; from the exons ATGAACGGGTACCTGAATGAATCCAATTTCATGATGGTGGAGGAGGGCTTCACCAGCAGGGACCTCCTGGAGAGCACCCTGGTGGAGCTGTGCCGGACG GGTGACCAGCAAGCCTTCTTTGTGGCAGACCTTGGGGACATTGTGAAGAAACACCTGCACTTCCTGAAGGCCTTGCCTCGTGTGAAACCGTACTTCCCTGTGAAGTGCAACAGCAGTGGAGGGGTGATacggctgctggctgagctgggggcaggCTTTGCCTGTGCCAACAAG ACAGAGATTGCAGAGGTTCAGAGCATTGGGGTCCCAGCTGACAAGATTTTCTACAGCAGCCCTTGCAAGCAGATTGCCCACATCAAATATGCAGCCAGCCATGGTGTGCAGCTGATGACCTTCGACAACGAGGTGGAGCTGAGCAAGGTGGCCCGGAGCCACCCACAAGCCAG GATGCTTTTGGGTATTGCTGCTGactccagcccctctgcccaTCCAAGCATGACGTTTGGGGCCACGCTCAAGTCCTGCCGATGCCTGCTAGAGTCAGCAAAGGAGCAAGATGTGGAGGTAGTTGGCATCAG CTTTCACCTTGGGAGACACAGCCTGGAGCCCCAAGTTTTTGCCCAGGCTGTGGCAGAGGCGCAGCTGGCATTTGACATGGGCGCAGAGCTGGGCTACCGAATGCACCTCCTGGACATCGGAGGGGGATTTCCTGGCACCGAGGACACCAGAGCCCAGTTTGAGGAG ATTGCTGCTGTGATAAACTCTGCACTAGACATGTATTTCCCAGAAGGGTGTGGGGTGGAGATCATTGCAACACCGGGACGATACTATGTCACCTCAGCCTTCACCTTTGCAGCCAGTATCACCAGCAAGGAAGACATTCCCGTGGAGCAGCCAGGCTCTGATG gGGAAGAGTCTGGCAGCAAGAGGAGCTTTGTCTATCACCTCAGCAATGGCATCTATGGCACCTTCAGCTGTGTCCTGTTTGACGGTCCCTGCCCTAAGCCTCTGCTGCATAAG AagccctgctcagagcagctcttgtgcagcagcagcctcagggGTCCCCTGGGGCACGCAGAGGACCAGATCACCGATGACGTGgagctgcctgagctgcaggatggggaCTGGCTGATTTTCCAGGACATGGGTGCCTACAGCATTGCGACTTCGTCCCTGTGCGGTGGGTGTCCACAGCCACACGTCACCTATGCCATGTCCCGCCTGGCCTG GAAAgccctccagctcctccaggggAAGCCGCCGCCAGCAGAAGATGACCACGAGAGCGCCTGCACTCCGCTGTCGTGCGGctgggagatggtggagtccCTCTGCGTCCCCCCAGTCTTCACCCCAGCCGGCATCATCTGA
- the AZIN2 gene encoding antizyme inhibitor 2 isoform X3 produces MTFDNEVELSKVARSHPQARMLLGIAADSSPSAHPSMTFGATLKSCRCLLESAKEQDVEVVGISFHLGRHSLEPQVFAQAVAEAQLAFDMGAELGYRMHLLDIGGGFPGTEDTRAQFEEIAAVINSALDMYFPEGCGVEIIATPGRYYVTSAFTFAASITSKEDIPVEQPGSDGEESGSKRSFVYHLSNGIYGTFSCVLFDGPCPKPLLHKKPCSEQLLCSSSLRGPLGHAEDQITDDVELPELQDGDWLIFQDMGAYSIATSSLCGGCPQPHVTYAMSRLAWKALQLLQGKPPPAEDDHESACTPLSCGWEMVESLCVPPVFTPAGII; encoded by the exons ATGACCTTCGACAACGAGGTGGAGCTGAGCAAGGTGGCCCGGAGCCACCCACAAGCCAG GATGCTTTTGGGTATTGCTGCTGactccagcccctctgcccaTCCAAGCATGACGTTTGGGGCCACGCTCAAGTCCTGCCGATGCCTGCTAGAGTCAGCAAAGGAGCAAGATGTGGAGGTAGTTGGCATCAG CTTTCACCTTGGGAGACACAGCCTGGAGCCCCAAGTTTTTGCCCAGGCTGTGGCAGAGGCGCAGCTGGCATTTGACATGGGCGCAGAGCTGGGCTACCGAATGCACCTCCTGGACATCGGAGGGGGATTTCCTGGCACCGAGGACACCAGAGCCCAGTTTGAGGAG ATTGCTGCTGTGATAAACTCTGCACTAGACATGTATTTCCCAGAAGGGTGTGGGGTGGAGATCATTGCAACACCGGGACGATACTATGTCACCTCAGCCTTCACCTTTGCAGCCAGTATCACCAGCAAGGAAGACATTCCCGTGGAGCAGCCAGGCTCTGATG gGGAAGAGTCTGGCAGCAAGAGGAGCTTTGTCTATCACCTCAGCAATGGCATCTATGGCACCTTCAGCTGTGTCCTGTTTGACGGTCCCTGCCCTAAGCCTCTGCTGCATAAG AagccctgctcagagcagctcttgtgcagcagcagcctcagggGTCCCCTGGGGCACGCAGAGGACCAGATCACCGATGACGTGgagctgcctgagctgcaggatggggaCTGGCTGATTTTCCAGGACATGGGTGCCTACAGCATTGCGACTTCGTCCCTGTGCGGTGGGTGTCCACAGCCACACGTCACCTATGCCATGTCCCGCCTGGCCTG GAAAgccctccagctcctccaggggAAGCCGCCGCCAGCAGAAGATGACCACGAGAGCGCCTGCACTCCGCTGTCGTGCGGctgggagatggtggagtccCTCTGCGTCCCCCCAGTCTTCACCCCAGCCGGCATCATCTGA